Proteins found in one candidate division TA06 bacterium genomic segment:
- a CDS encoding 4Fe-4S binding protein, with translation MGTSQIILDLLPGLNCGLCGSYQGCLGYARRLEQGEPDLGLCLPGGESLRSKLLEFWAEKNAGMQAEVSFLICQGDSHKSADRFEHQGISTCRAAMLTFGGPRQCLYGCLRFGDCVAACPYGAISLGKQGLPKVDFTKCRGCGRCAKACPKQIFKLSPKSQQIFLACSNQSKHEGFTGACQSGCTTCGVCLEACPYGAVSWEGSLPKIDYQRCRSCSICVIKCPPKSYIDRIPIRPTAFIGLQCDGCGQCKPVCPTDCIIGKKNEHHKVIRGQCIGCGLCFEVCPQKAVTMLGALGHVDLTRF, from the coding sequence ATGGGAACCTCCCAAATAATACTTGATCTCTTGCCAGGCTTGAACTGCGGGCTGTGCGGCTCTTACCAGGGCTGCCTGGGCTACGCCCGACGGCTGGAGCAGGGCGAGCCCGACCTGGGTCTGTGCCTTCCCGGCGGAGAGAGCCTGCGCTCAAAACTGCTGGAATTCTGGGCCGAGAAGAACGCCGGGATGCAAGCCGAGGTCTCCTTCCTGATCTGCCAGGGCGATTCCCACAAGTCCGCCGACCGGTTTGAGCATCAAGGCATCTCCACCTGCCGGGCAGCCATGCTGACCTTCGGCGGTCCCCGCCAGTGCCTTTACGGCTGCCTTCGTTTCGGGGACTGCGTGGCCGCCTGCCCCTACGGGGCCATCTCGCTGGGCAAGCAGGGCCTGCCCAAGGTGGACTTCACCAAATGCCGGGGCTGCGGCCGCTGCGCCAAGGCCTGCCCCAAGCAGATATTCAAGCTGTCGCCCAAGAGCCAGCAGATATTTTTGGCCTGCAGCAACCAGTCCAAGCACGAAGGCTTCACCGGAGCCTGCCAGAGCGGCTGCACCACCTGCGGGGTCTGCCTGGAGGCCTGCCCCTACGGGGCCGTCAGCTGGGAGGGCTCGCTGCCCAAGATCGACTACCAGCGCTGCCGCTCCTGCTCCATCTGCGTCATCAAGTGCCCTCCCAAGAGCTACATCGACCGGATACCCATCCGGCCCACCGCCTTCATCGGACTGCAGTGCGACGGCTGCGGACAATGCAAACCGGTCTGCCCCACCGACTGCATCATCGGCAAAAAGAACGAGCACCACAAGGTGATCCGGGGCCAGTGCATCGGCTGCGGGCTGTGCTTCGAGGTCTGCCCCCAGAAGGCGGTGACCATGCTGGGAGCCTTGGGACACGTGGACCTGACCAGGTTCTAA
- a CDS encoding phosphatase PAP2 family protein, which yields MKNKKSKITTVSFCLLLLLVSSDPGIAQSIDQRLFTQIHERWQRDWLDKPMELLTDAGEAEIGIALCAGVGLFGGEKVRQSAKLALTADLASALLVYGMKNAVNRPRPEGPTERSNSSFPSGHSTGAFALATVFAHQYPRIAIPCYTAAAGVALSRVYLGRHYPSDVLAGAAIGFATAKLVLHFRKGILDFEFDTWLQKKFNKDESPAPPDSNTAQ from the coding sequence ATGAAAAATAAAAAATCAAAGATAACAACAGTATCATTTTGCTTGTTGTTATTGCTTGTTTCTTCTGACCCCGGCATCGCCCAGAGCATAGACCAGAGGCTGTTCACCCAGATCCATGAACGCTGGCAGCGGGATTGGCTGGACAAACCGATGGAACTGTTGACCGATGCCGGCGAGGCCGAGATCGGCATTGCCCTCTGCGCCGGGGTGGGCCTGTTCGGCGGTGAGAAGGTCCGGCAGAGCGCCAAGCTGGCCCTGACCGCTGACCTGGCCTCGGCCCTGCTAGTATATGGCATGAAGAACGCAGTCAACCGGCCGCGGCCCGAAGGGCCTACCGAGCGCTCCAATTCCTCCTTCCCCTCCGGACACTCCACCGGGGCCTTTGCCCTGGCCACGGTCTTTGCCCACCAGTATCCCAGGATAGCCATACCCTGTTACACTGCGGCCGCGGGAGTAGCCTTGTCCCGGGTTTATTTGGGAAGACACTATCCGTCTGATGTCCTGGCCGGCGCGGCCATAGGCTTTGCCACGGCCAAGCTGGTGCTGCATTTCAGGAAGGGGATATTGGATTTCGAGTTTGACACCTGGCTGCAAAAGAAGTTTAATAAGGATGAAAGTCCCGCCCCGCCCGACAGCAATACTGCACAGTAA